In Shinella sp. XGS7, a single genomic region encodes these proteins:
- a CDS encoding class I SAM-dependent methyltransferase yields MSPPRKQQELEAIAQRYARRAETVARDRYSLLRPEVWQMLQERQRALLRELARRPGRPEQWRLTEVGCGAGGNLLEMLRLGLAPEHLTGIELLPERHALARAVLPAPVQLSLGDASQAGVDEASQDLVLQSTVFSSILDDGVQQALAQAMWRWLRPGGAVLWYDFIVDNPRNRDVRGVPLARVRALFPEGRLRWQRLTLAPPLARWVCRAHPAAYTVFNSIPWLRTHVLAVIEKP; encoded by the coding sequence CGCCGGGCCGAGACCGTGGCGCGCGACCGCTACAGCCTGCTGCGCCCCGAGGTCTGGCAGATGCTGCAGGAGCGCCAGCGCGCCCTGCTGCGCGAGCTGGCGCGCCGGCCCGGGCGCCCCGAGCAGTGGCGGCTCACCGAGGTGGGCTGCGGCGCCGGCGGCAATCTGCTGGAGATGCTGCGCCTGGGCCTGGCGCCCGAGCACCTGACCGGCATCGAGCTGCTGCCCGAGCGTCATGCCCTGGCACGGGCCGTGCTGCCGGCGCCCGTGCAGCTGAGCCTGGGAGATGCCTCGCAGGCGGGGGTGGACGAGGCCAGCCAGGACCTGGTGCTGCAGTCCACCGTGTTCTCCTCCATCCTGGACGACGGCGTGCAGCAGGCCCTGGCCCAGGCCATGTGGCGCTGGCTGCGGCCGGGTGGGGCGGTGCTCTGGTATGACTTCATCGTCGACAATCCACGCAACCGCGATGTGCGGGGCGTGCCGCTGGCGCGCGTGCGTGCGCTCTTTCCCGAGGGCCGGCTGCGCTGGCAGCGCCTGACCCTGGCGCCGCCGCTGGCCCGTTGGGTCTGCCGCGCCCACCCCGCCGCCTACACCGTATTCAACAGCATTCCCTGGCTGCGCACCCATGTGCTGGCCGTGATCGAGAAACCTTGA
- a CDS encoding DegT/DnrJ/EryC1/StrS aminotransferase family protein, translated as MSTEQAFLPFALPEIGEEEIAEVVDTLKSGWVTTGPKAKQFEAAFAAFLTQNAGDSQLECIAVNSATAGLHLALEALGIGPGDEVITTTHTFTATAEVVRYLGADVVLVDIDPATLNIDVAAIEAAITPRTKAIVPVHYAGLAVDMLAVLDIARKHGLRVVEDAAHALPTTLEKELIGTLGSDATVFSFYANKTMTTGEGGMLVTRNAELAKRAKVMRLHGMNRDAFDRFTAKVPSWYYEIVAPGFKYNLTDIAAALGLHQLKRLPAFQARREQIAAAYDAAFADLPLILPPQAPEGDTHSWHLYVLRVADDCALERDVFIERMYAKGIGCSVHYIPLHLHPYWRDRYGLTPAQFPHSQKAYERMLSIPLYTAMTDADVQRVIAAVREIALS; from the coding sequence ATGAGCACTGAACAAGCCTTTTTGCCCTTCGCCCTGCCCGAGATCGGCGAGGAGGAGATTGCCGAGGTGGTGGACACGCTGAAGAGCGGCTGGGTCACCACCGGCCCCAAGGCCAAGCAGTTCGAGGCGGCTTTTGCCGCCTTTCTGACGCAGAACGCCGGGGACTCGCAGCTCGAGTGCATTGCCGTGAACTCGGCCACTGCCGGCCTGCATCTGGCGCTGGAAGCCCTGGGCATCGGTCCGGGCGACGAGGTCATCACCACCACCCACACCTTTACCGCCACCGCCGAGGTGGTGCGCTATCTGGGTGCGGATGTGGTGCTGGTGGACATCGACCCCGCCACGCTCAATATCGATGTGGCCGCCATCGAGGCCGCCATCACGCCGCGCACCAAGGCCATCGTGCCGGTGCATTACGCCGGCCTGGCCGTGGACATGCTGGCCGTGCTGGACATCGCCCGCAAGCACGGTCTGCGCGTGGTGGAGGACGCGGCCCATGCCCTGCCCACCACCCTGGAGAAAGAGCTGATCGGCACCCTGGGCAGCGACGCCACGGTGTTCAGCTTCTATGCCAACAAGACCATGACCACGGGCGAGGGCGGCATGCTGGTGACGCGCAACGCCGAGCTGGCCAAGCGCGCCAAGGTGATGCGCCTGCACGGCATGAACCGCGATGCCTTCGACCGCTTCACCGCCAAGGTGCCGAGCTGGTATTACGAGATCGTGGCGCCGGGCTTCAAGTACAACCTCACCGACATCGCCGCGGCCCTGGGCCTGCACCAGCTCAAGCGCCTGCCGGCCTTCCAGGCACGGCGCGAGCAGATTGCCGCGGCCTATGACGCGGCCTTTGCCGACCTGCCCCTGATCCTGCCGCCGCAGGCGCCGGAGGGCGACACGCACAGCTGGCACCTCTATGTGCTGCGGGTGGCGGACGATTGCGCCCTTGAGCGCGATGTCTTCATCGAGCGCATGTATGCCAAGGGCATAGGCTGCAGCGTGCACTACATCCCCCTGCATCTGCATCCCTACTGGCGCGATCGCTACGGCCTCACGCCCGCACAGTTCCCGCATTCGCAAAAAGCCTACGAGCGCATGCTCAGCATCCCGCTCTACACCGCGATGACGGATGCCGATGTGCAGCGCGTGATTGCTGCCGTGCGCGAAATTGCCCTGAGCTGA
- a CDS encoding sugar transferase — protein MAKRAFDLLLSALGLLLLAPVLLLIALWVKLDSPGPVFFRQERVGRFGRPFFIHKFRTMRVDNAGLQITVGVDPRITRAGHFLRAAKLDELPQLWDVLRGAMSLVGPRPEVPRYVALYPPKLREIVLSVRPGITDPASLSFRNESELLAAAADPEREYVEVVMPTKLRLAAAYVRRATLRTDLRVILATLGALRP, from the coding sequence ATGGCCAAGCGCGCTTTCGATCTGCTGCTCTCGGCCCTGGGCCTGCTTTTGCTGGCGCCTGTGCTGCTGCTGATCGCGCTGTGGGTCAAGCTGGATTCGCCCGGCCCCGTGTTCTTCCGCCAGGAGCGGGTAGGGCGCTTCGGCCGGCCCTTCTTCATCCACAAGTTCCGCACCATGCGGGTGGACAACGCGGGCCTGCAGATCACCGTGGGCGTGGATCCGCGCATCACCCGTGCGGGCCACTTTCTGCGAGCCGCCAAGCTGGACGAGCTGCCCCAACTCTGGGATGTGCTGCGCGGCGCCATGAGCCTGGTGGGCCCGCGGCCCGAGGTGCCGCGCTATGTGGCGCTGTACCCGCCCAAGCTGCGCGAGATCGTGCTCTCGGTGCGACCGGGCATCACCGATCCGGCCTCGCTGAGCTTTCGCAACGAGAGCGAGTTGCTGGCGGCCGCGGCCGACCCCGAGCGCGAGTATGTGGAGGTGGTGATGCCCACCAAGCTGCGTCTGGCCGCCGCCTATGTGCGCCGGGCCACGCTGCGCACCGATCTCCGCGTGATCCTGGCCACCCTGGGCGCGCTGCGCCCCTGA
- a CDS encoding nucleoside-diphosphate sugar epimerase/dehydratase: MNWLSLDAFLTRIRPHREALALGLDLLVMALAWQATYLFRLGFERWFSARPAYDHWVLLGLVVLYALVLKGLKVPKGMWRFSGFGEVKRLALACAIAGLVSATVVLMAQLSKVPRAVLALHPLFTLMGLAMLRMGYRMLYEHMRSRISGSAQEQRRALVMGAGDAGRLLVAGIQHSQGWVVVGYLDDAPAKRGARVAGVPVLGTLEQAKHFAELHGITHLIVAMPAASTAQRRRALDLAGQTGLPVLTVPSSQELLAGRHVDQVRDIEPEDLLGREPVELDEGGISECLNGKVVLITGAGGSIGSELCRQVARYGPSSLVLYELSEFALYTIEQELGEKFPHIPLVRLVGDVKDLEHLRYVFGKYKPQIVFHAAAYKHVPLMEEENAWACLRNNTLGTYNACQAAAEHGTERFVLISTDKAVNPTNVMGATKRAAELVISHMAGECGKKGQPTKFMAVRFGNVLGSSGSVIPKFKEQIAKGGPVTVTHPDITRYFMTIPEAARLVVQAGAIGESGQVFVLDMGEPVKIADLARTMIRMSGKDPRDIRIEFSGLRPGEKLYEELLTDKDNSLPTSIPSLSIARLNSREAASTVVVWLKQTLADRVSSDDRLRTALRDLLPAEYVVSRA; the protein is encoded by the coding sequence ATGAACTGGTTGTCCCTGGATGCCTTCCTGACTCGCATCCGCCCGCATCGCGAGGCCCTGGCCCTGGGCCTGGACCTGCTGGTGATGGCCCTGGCCTGGCAAGCGACCTATCTTTTCCGCCTGGGCTTCGAGCGCTGGTTCAGCGCGCGGCCGGCTTATGACCATTGGGTGCTGCTGGGCCTGGTCGTGCTGTACGCCCTGGTGCTCAAGGGCTTGAAGGTGCCCAAGGGCATGTGGCGCTTCTCGGGCTTTGGCGAGGTCAAGCGCCTGGCCCTGGCCTGCGCCATTGCCGGCCTGGTGAGCGCCACCGTGGTGCTGATGGCCCAGCTCAGCAAGGTGCCGCGCGCCGTGCTGGCCCTGCACCCGCTCTTCACCCTGATGGGCCTGGCCATGCTGCGCATGGGCTACCGCATGCTCTACGAGCATATGCGCAGCCGCATCAGCGGCAGCGCCCAGGAGCAGCGCCGTGCTCTGGTGATGGGCGCGGGCGATGCGGGCCGCCTGCTGGTGGCCGGCATCCAGCACAGCCAGGGCTGGGTGGTGGTGGGCTATCTGGACGATGCGCCGGCCAAGCGCGGTGCCCGCGTGGCCGGTGTGCCCGTGCTGGGCACGCTGGAGCAGGCCAAGCACTTTGCCGAGCTGCACGGCATCACCCACCTGATCGTGGCCATGCCCGCGGCCAGCACCGCGCAGCGCCGCCGGGCCCTGGATCTGGCCGGCCAGACGGGCCTGCCCGTGCTCACCGTGCCCAGCAGCCAGGAGCTGCTGGCCGGCCGTCATGTGGACCAGGTGCGCGATATCGAGCCCGAGGACCTGCTGGGCCGCGAGCCCGTGGAACTGGACGAAGGCGGCATCAGCGAATGCCTGAATGGCAAGGTGGTGCTGATCACCGGCGCCGGGGGCTCCATCGGCTCCGAGCTTTGCCGCCAGGTGGCGCGCTACGGCCCCTCAAGCCTCGTGCTCTACGAGCTGAGCGAGTTCGCGCTCTACACCATCGAGCAGGAGCTGGGCGAGAAGTTCCCCCACATCCCCCTGGTGCGCCTGGTGGGCGATGTGAAGGACCTGGAGCATCTGCGCTACGTCTTCGGCAAGTACAAGCCCCAGATCGTCTTCCACGCCGCGGCCTACAAGCATGTGCCGCTGATGGAGGAAGAAAACGCCTGGGCCTGCCTGCGCAACAACACCCTGGGTACCTACAACGCTTGCCAGGCCGCGGCCGAGCACGGCACCGAGCGCTTTGTGCTGATCAGCACCGACAAGGCGGTCAACCCCACCAATGTGATGGGCGCCACCAAGCGCGCCGCCGAGCTGGTCATCAGCCACATGGCCGGCGAATGCGGGAAGAAAGGCCAGCCCACCAAGTTCATGGCCGTTCGCTTCGGCAATGTGCTGGGCTCCAGCGGCAGCGTGATCCCCAAGTTCAAGGAACAGATCGCCAAGGGCGGGCCGGTGACGGTGACGCACCCGGACATCACCCGCTACTTCATGACGATTCCGGAGGCGGCGAGGTTGGTGGTGCAGGCTGGGGCGATTGGGGAGTCGGGGCAGGTGTTTGTGCTGGATATGGGGGAGCCGGTGAAGATCGCCGATCTGGCGCGGACGATGATCCGGATGAGTGGGAAAGATCCGCGCGATATCCGGATCGAGTTTTCGGGATTGAGGCCTGGAGAGAAGCTGTATGAGGAGTTGCTCACTGACAAGGACAACTCGCTACCGACATCTATCCCATCTCTCAGTATCGCCAGGCTGAACAGCAGGGAAGCTGCTTCAACGGTTGTTGTCTGGCTGAAACAGACACTCGCCGATCGCGTGAGCAGTGACGATAGGTTGCGCACTGCTCTTCGGGATCTTCTCCCCGCTGAGTATGTTGTGAGTCGGGCTTGA
- a CDS encoding SIS domain-containing protein: MSTEFTVSNYLAAHARLAQQLDTTAFQKGIDMVRAAFDGGKKILTCGNGGSASTASHYITDWNKMVNLATGKKFRGVCLCDNMGLITAYGNDLSYADVFAGQVDALMDEGDLLIAVSGSGNSPNVLKAIESARKAGGKVLGIVGYDGGKMMPMCDHSVWVNSFDMQMCEDVHLMFGHMVMKTLCSTPIKE, translated from the coding sequence ATGTCCACCGAATTCACTGTCTCCAATTACCTCGCCGCCCACGCCCGCCTTGCTCAACAGCTGGATACCACGGCGTTCCAGAAGGGTATCGACATGGTCCGCGCCGCATTCGACGGCGGCAAGAAAATCCTGACCTGTGGCAACGGCGGTAGCGCGTCGACCGCGTCGCACTACATCACCGACTGGAACAAGATGGTCAACCTGGCCACCGGCAAGAAGTTCCGTGGCGTGTGCCTGTGCGACAACATGGGCCTGATTACAGCCTATGGCAATGACCTGTCCTATGCTGATGTGTTTGCAGGCCAGGTAGACGCACTGATGGACGAAGGAGATCTCCTGATCGCCGTGAGCGGCAGCGGCAACTCACCCAACGTGCTGAAAGCTATCGAATCGGCGCGTAAGGCTGGCGGCAAGGTCCTCGGTATCGTCGGTTACGACGGTGGCAAGATGATGCCGATGTGCGACCACAGCGTCTGGGTGAACTCATTCGACATGCAGATGTGCGAGGACGTCCATCTGATGTTCGGCCACATGGTCATGAAGACTTTGTGCAGCACACCCATCAAGGAATGA